The following coding sequences are from one Rathayibacter sp. SW19 window:
- a CDS encoding flavin monoamine oxidase family protein, giving the protein MTDVTRRGFVTGGLGIAAGIAAAGIANAAAFAGPPISPGDGHGNGTPSLNHPTGDKKNWDVIVVGAGAAGIGAARTLIDQKPGLRVLIVEARDRIGGRMYTDRTTLGIPVERGCELVHGGPYASTYPWIKQADFDMRMFQNNYINLADVPRTSPSSNWHQWDSPTSWLFPLGMPDSLIQHDPVGQKVPLPAALPGEFADAYLLRLGVTAANTPSGLNYRLTDDSEPLYNKSASSVGNHLRNCIRYTLHPEQAPAQEILDPNDSRYNNGDYKIVGGYDQLLRFIAGDVPVMLKTAVTEVTYTPNGVELLTSNGAMFGRRVIFAVPAGVMKHRDIAFAPGLPAAKWAAFDAFNYSNIFKCALEFKGKVFTPNGTDNWGYAESMDQFPTTLWNASIAYPGYKGQVIVGWETGAAARELHSLSLEDKYNAVLDVVRKAAGDPGLKYHKAVMTDWANEPYSWGPYGGGGNASDMSATVNDVLYWAGMRTSNVSASYSSGVTQASQLLKAL; this is encoded by the coding sequence ATGACCGACGTCACACGCCGCGGATTTGTCACCGGCGGGCTTGGCATAGCCGCCGGAATCGCCGCCGCCGGCATTGCCAACGCTGCCGCCTTCGCTGGTCCACCGATCAGCCCAGGCGATGGCCACGGCAATGGGACACCATCGCTCAATCACCCGACTGGCGACAAGAAGAACTGGGATGTCATTGTCGTCGGCGCCGGCGCGGCCGGGATCGGCGCGGCTCGGACGCTGATCGATCAGAAGCCGGGCTTGCGGGTTCTGATCGTCGAAGCCCGCGATCGGATCGGCGGTCGAATGTACACCGACCGAACCACTCTGGGCATTCCGGTCGAGCGCGGCTGCGAGTTGGTGCACGGCGGCCCGTACGCGTCCACCTACCCGTGGATCAAGCAGGCCGATTTCGACATGCGGATGTTCCAGAACAACTACATCAACTTGGCCGATGTGCCAAGAACATCGCCGTCTTCAAACTGGCACCAATGGGACTCGCCCACCTCATGGCTCTTCCCGCTCGGAATGCCCGATTCGCTCATCCAGCATGACCCGGTAGGCCAGAAAGTGCCGCTGCCAGCCGCGCTTCCGGGTGAGTTCGCCGACGCCTATTTGCTGCGCCTCGGTGTGACCGCGGCGAACACGCCGAGCGGCCTGAACTATCGCCTGACAGACGACAGCGAGCCGTTGTATAACAAGTCAGCCTCGAGCGTGGGCAATCACCTCAGGAACTGCATACGATACACGTTGCATCCCGAGCAAGCTCCGGCTCAGGAGATTCTGGACCCGAACGATTCGAGATACAACAATGGCGACTATAAGATCGTCGGCGGTTACGACCAATTGCTTCGCTTCATCGCCGGCGACGTGCCGGTCATGCTCAAGACCGCAGTCACAGAGGTGACATACACCCCCAATGGTGTTGAGCTCCTGACGTCAAATGGTGCGATGTTCGGGCGTCGAGTCATCTTCGCCGTTCCGGCTGGCGTCATGAAGCACCGTGACATCGCCTTCGCGCCGGGCCTGCCCGCCGCCAAGTGGGCGGCCTTCGATGCATTCAACTACAGCAACATCTTCAAGTGCGCGCTTGAGTTCAAGGGGAAGGTATTCACCCCGAATGGCACTGACAACTGGGGCTACGCCGAATCGATGGACCAGTTCCCGACCACACTGTGGAACGCCTCGATTGCTTACCCGGGCTACAAGGGCCAAGTCATCGTCGGATGGGAGACCGGCGCTGCAGCCCGTGAGCTGCATTCGCTCTCACTCGAAGACAAGTACAACGCAGTACTCGACGTGGTGCGCAAGGCTGCGGGCGACCCCGGTCTGAAGTATCACAAGGCCGTGATGACCGACTGGGCTAACGAGCCGTACTCGTGGGGTCCGTACGGGGGTGGCGGCAATGCAAGTGACATGTCCGCCACCGTGAACGATGTTCTGTACTGGGCAGGAATGCGTACAAGCAACGTCAGTGCGTCGTACTCCTCTGGCGTCACGCAGGCAAGCCAGCTACTCAAGGCGCTATAG
- a CDS encoding aldehyde dehydrogenase family protein: MQALPTPSHEQLYINGEYTDGTSGQSVDIISPATGQRIASLPVPGRPELDRAVAAAREAQSAWRDVGVWQRAAICHRIGTELEKRVDELARLQTLEQGKPLAESIADIKEAAQLFHLHAEDAVRLHGETMPSNDTNKRMWTFYRPVGTWAIITPWNFPLLMLAEFVAPGLATGNAHVVKPPTHTALTVLAALEAFEEAGLPRGLVNVLPGEGAFGAELVSHPGIDAIGFIGSSATGAKIHAGSGLKRSIMEMSGNGPVIVLADADIEAAARAAAVGAYFCAGQVCCATERVLVHADVHDRFIEALVKTAQDVRLGDPFDPAVNLGPLNNEGVASKMDRHMADATSRGFDVLVGGGRRAGMPTELYYEFTIIDGVTEDSLLSTEESFGPVVPVITGSSDDDLLRIANADPLGLQSAVFTNDLSKAYRFVEELQTGQVVVNDSNGFWDINMPFGGAGGKNTGWGRIGGKHTLLDMSDLRTGVIHLNR, from the coding sequence ATGCAAGCCCTGCCCACCCCCTCCCATGAGCAGCTCTATATCAATGGCGAGTACACCGACGGTACATCCGGTCAGAGTGTCGATATCATCAGCCCGGCGACCGGGCAGCGCATTGCGTCGCTGCCGGTTCCTGGTCGCCCCGAGTTGGATCGTGCGGTGGCTGCCGCGCGCGAAGCGCAAAGCGCGTGGCGCGACGTCGGAGTATGGCAGCGCGCCGCAATCTGCCACCGCATCGGAACTGAGTTGGAAAAGCGCGTCGACGAACTCGCACGGTTGCAGACCCTGGAACAGGGCAAGCCCCTGGCGGAGTCCATTGCCGACATCAAAGAGGCCGCACAACTGTTCCACCTGCACGCCGAGGATGCCGTGCGGCTGCACGGTGAGACGATGCCGTCGAACGACACCAACAAGCGGATGTGGACCTTCTACCGCCCAGTCGGAACGTGGGCGATCATCACGCCCTGGAACTTCCCGCTGCTGATGCTCGCGGAGTTCGTGGCACCCGGACTGGCCACCGGCAACGCGCACGTTGTGAAGCCGCCGACGCACACCGCGTTGACGGTGCTGGCAGCGCTCGAGGCCTTCGAGGAAGCGGGATTGCCGCGCGGACTCGTGAATGTGCTGCCCGGTGAAGGTGCCTTCGGTGCCGAGCTGGTCTCGCATCCCGGAATCGACGCCATCGGCTTCATCGGCTCGTCAGCGACCGGCGCGAAAATCCACGCGGGGTCTGGACTCAAGCGCTCCATCATGGAGATGTCGGGCAACGGCCCAGTGATCGTGCTCGCCGATGCCGACATCGAGGCCGCCGCCCGCGCTGCTGCCGTCGGCGCATACTTCTGCGCGGGCCAGGTGTGCTGTGCGACGGAGAGGGTACTCGTACACGCTGACGTGCACGACCGCTTCATCGAGGCACTCGTTAAGACGGCACAGGATGTGAGGCTAGGCGACCCCTTCGACCCCGCGGTCAACCTTGGGCCGTTGAACAACGAGGGTGTCGCGAGCAAGATGGACCGGCACATGGCCGACGCCACCAGCCGCGGGTTCGACGTTCTTGTCGGCGGCGGCCGCAGGGCGGGGATGCCGACGGAGCTGTACTACGAATTCACCATCATCGATGGTGTCACCGAAGACAGCCTGCTCAGCACCGAGGAATCGTTCGGCCCCGTCGTGCCGGTGATCACCGGCTCATCGGACGACGACCTGCTGCGCATCGCAAATGCCGACCCGCTCGGGTTGCAGTCTGCGGTGTTCACGAACGACCTGTCGAAGGCTTATCGCTTCGTCGAGGAACTCCAGACCGGTCAAGTCGTCGTGAACGACAGCAACGGCTTCTGGGATATTAACATGCCCTTCGGCGGCGCGGGCGGCAAGAACACCGGATGGGGGCGAATCGGCGGCAAACACACGCTGCTCGACATGAGCGATCTCCGCACGGGAGTCATCCACCTCAACCGCTGA
- a CDS encoding NAD(P)/FAD-dependent oxidoreductase: MPHTALPTTLTAARPVPFWLDESPTPDALSKLSHDASADLLVIGGGYTGLWTALLAKEADPAARVVLIEGETIGHAASGRNGGFCSPSLTHGLSNGLTRWPREIDTLVRLGQENLRAIETTLERYGVDADFKVAGKAGFARTPWQAKQLQAGAEASTLHGDPVRMIPTAELGEWTSSPEFIAGAYWPHYALVDPYKLAIGLSNICQGLGVELYEHTTATLVGEAAGSRVRVHTAGGVIDAERVVLATNAAKPLLRRLALTVIPVYDYALVTEPLTDEQFDSIGWGGDYGITDTGNQFHYSRKTADGRILWGGYDAIYRYGSARDEAGTQRPETFGTLARNFAQTFPQLADVAFSHAWGGIVDSSTRFCVTTGTAARGRIAYALGYTGLGVSATRFAAQAMLDLLDGVDNPTTRLQMIKRRSIPFPPEPVRSVGVQLTKRSMAREDQTGRRNTWLRVMDAVGFGFDS; encoded by the coding sequence ATGCCGCACACTGCACTACCGACGACGTTGACTGCCGCGCGGCCTGTTCCGTTCTGGTTGGATGAGAGCCCCACCCCCGATGCGCTTTCGAAGCTCAGCCACGACGCATCCGCCGACCTCCTTGTCATTGGCGGCGGATACACCGGATTGTGGACGGCGCTCTTGGCGAAGGAAGCCGATCCTGCTGCGCGGGTCGTGCTCATCGAGGGGGAAACGATCGGACACGCGGCCAGCGGTCGGAACGGCGGATTCTGCTCACCCAGCCTGACGCACGGTTTGTCCAATGGGCTCACCCGCTGGCCTCGCGAGATTGACACGCTGGTGCGCCTCGGCCAAGAGAATCTGCGGGCGATCGAGACCACTCTCGAACGCTACGGCGTTGACGCCGACTTCAAGGTGGCCGGGAAGGCCGGTTTCGCTCGCACCCCGTGGCAGGCAAAACAACTGCAGGCTGGCGCAGAGGCCAGCACGCTGCACGGCGATCCTGTGCGCATGATCCCGACAGCGGAGCTCGGCGAATGGACCTCGTCACCCGAATTCATCGCCGGAGCATACTGGCCTCACTACGCTCTCGTCGACCCATACAAGCTCGCCATCGGCTTGAGCAATATCTGCCAGGGGCTCGGCGTGGAGCTGTATGAACACACGACGGCCACACTGGTAGGCGAAGCCGCAGGTTCTCGTGTGCGCGTCCACACTGCCGGCGGCGTCATCGACGCCGAACGGGTCGTACTGGCCACGAATGCCGCGAAGCCACTCTTGCGACGGTTGGCATTGACCGTCATCCCGGTCTACGACTACGCGCTGGTAACCGAACCGCTCACCGACGAGCAGTTCGATTCCATCGGATGGGGCGGTGACTACGGAATCACCGACACCGGCAATCAATTCCACTACTCGCGCAAGACGGCTGACGGACGCATCCTGTGGGGCGGATACGACGCGATCTACCGTTACGGTTCCGCTCGGGACGAAGCCGGCACGCAGCGACCTGAAACTTTTGGCACTCTTGCCAGGAATTTCGCTCAAACTTTCCCACAGCTGGCCGACGTCGCCTTCAGCCATGCGTGGGGGGGAATCGTAGACTCTTCCACGCGATTCTGCGTAACGACGGGTACTGCCGCGCGCGGCCGGATCGCATACGCCCTCGGCTACACCGGGCTGGGTGTGAGCGCAACCAGGTTCGCGGCGCAAGCCATGCTCGACCTGCTCGACGGGGTCGACAACCCTACTACCAGGCTCCAGATGATCAAGCGCCGTTCCATACCGTTTCCGCCGGAGCCGGTCCGTTCCGTCGGTGTTCAACTGACGAAGAGGTCGATGGCGCGTGAGGACCAGACCGGCCGAAGGAATACCTGGTTGCGCGTCATGGACGCAGTCGGATTCGGGTTCGACTCATGA
- a CDS encoding Lrp/AsnC family transcriptional regulator, whose protein sequence is MVDLSDMDDIDRDIVAVLQVDGRRSYAEIAKQLGIPASSVRYRTKRLEDAGILQVVGIANPLAIGFHRLAMIGLRTTAGQSKAVCDALSAFPETSYVVLTTGRYDVLAEVICRDIAHFVEVVNDRMQAIEGVVSTESFFVLEVHKLAYGWGVGSVQGSGGSTEPARVAGPF, encoded by the coding sequence ATGGTAGATCTCTCAGACATGGACGATATCGACCGGGACATCGTGGCCGTCTTGCAGGTGGACGGGCGCCGCTCCTATGCGGAGATCGCGAAACAGCTCGGCATCCCAGCGTCTTCGGTGCGGTATCGCACGAAGCGTTTGGAGGATGCCGGGATCCTGCAGGTTGTCGGCATTGCCAACCCCTTGGCGATCGGCTTCCATCGCCTCGCGATGATCGGCCTGCGCACGACTGCAGGGCAATCCAAAGCGGTCTGTGACGCCCTGTCCGCGTTTCCTGAAACCAGCTATGTCGTCCTGACGACCGGCCGTTACGATGTCCTTGCCGAGGTGATCTGCCGAGACATCGCCCACTTCGTCGAAGTGGTCAATGACCGTATGCAGGCCATCGAAGGTGTCGTCTCCACCGAGTCATTTTTCGTACTAGAAGTGCACAAGCTGGCGTACGGATGGGGTGTCGGGAGCGTTCAAGGCTCTGGCGGTTCCACAGAACCCGCCCGCGTTGCGGGTCCATTCTGA
- a CDS encoding NAD(P)-dependent alcohol dehydrogenase gives MRASVLLRAATLEVQERPVPVVGPDQVLVQVSSVGVCGSDVHFYREGGLGDWVVTEPLVLGHESSGTVVAVGVAIDPSRIGERVSIEPQRPTTTSRETLSGRYNLDPEMEFYAVPGVDGAFAEYVTIQSHFAHAIPDAMSDDAAALLEPLSVAIATARKARFTAGSRVLITGSGPIGIVTAQVARAYGASEVILTDLDEQRRSQALRFGATRVIDPAAEAVGTLGLDVDAFIDASGAAVAVKTGIRELRPAGRVVLVGMGAPEVALPIPLIQNNELVVTGVFRYANTWPTAIDLVSRAVVDLDGMVTGHYGLEQVEAALLSTGDPATLKSIVHPGR, from the coding sequence ATGCGGGCAAGTGTGCTGTTGCGCGCGGCTACGCTTGAAGTGCAAGAGCGGCCGGTGCCGGTGGTCGGGCCGGATCAAGTTCTGGTCCAGGTGTCCTCCGTGGGTGTGTGCGGCTCCGACGTGCACTTCTACAGGGAGGGCGGCCTCGGCGACTGGGTCGTAACCGAACCGCTTGTTCTCGGTCACGAGTCCAGTGGCACGGTCGTAGCTGTCGGCGTCGCGATCGATCCATCTCGTATCGGCGAGCGTGTTTCGATCGAGCCGCAGCGACCGACCACCACGTCACGCGAGACACTGAGCGGCCGGTATAACCTCGACCCCGAGATGGAGTTCTATGCGGTTCCCGGAGTTGACGGCGCGTTCGCGGAGTACGTGACGATCCAGTCGCATTTCGCTCACGCGATTCCGGATGCCATGAGCGACGATGCCGCCGCGCTGCTCGAACCATTGTCGGTCGCCATTGCTACGGCGCGGAAGGCGCGGTTCACAGCAGGCTCCCGGGTTCTGATCACCGGAAGCGGCCCGATCGGAATCGTCACCGCACAGGTTGCGCGCGCGTATGGCGCGAGCGAGGTCATCTTGACGGATCTGGACGAGCAGCGCAGAAGTCAGGCCCTCCGATTCGGTGCGACCAGAGTGATCGATCCCGCTGCGGAGGCCGTCGGCACCCTGGGGCTCGACGTCGACGCCTTCATCGACGCCTCCGGCGCAGCGGTCGCGGTCAAGACTGGAATCAGGGAACTGCGCCCAGCCGGGCGTGTGGTTCTGGTCGGAATGGGGGCGCCCGAAGTGGCTCTGCCGATCCCGCTAATCCAGAACAATGAACTTGTCGTGACGGGTGTCTTCCGCTATGCGAACACTTGGCCAACGGCCATCGACCTGGTCAGTCGCGCAGTCGTCGATCTCGACGGCATGGTCACAGGACACTATGGCCTGGAACAGGTTGAAGCCGCCCTCCTCTCAACCGGCGATCCCGCGACCCTGAAGTCGATCGTGCACCCCGGCAGGTAG
- a CDS encoding DeoR/GlpR family DNA-binding transcription regulator — protein sequence MTEHTGAETRRLPRQVERQRAISEAVMAEGAVRIEQLAERFDISLMTVHRDLDELESRGLLRKSRGVATAQSSSLVESSDVYRSGQQLAEKRALARAAMEFIDPGQSIFLDDSTTVQQMAGLLPGKTPLTVITNVLTLLNELHGVRGISLVALGGNYYNWCSAFMGRMTNEAIAKLRADVLVMSTAAITDDTCFFQTPETVDTKRAMFDSAAIRILVTDRTKFQKRALHALVHLTEFDVVIVDAATAKADIARMRSQGIRVVVAPDMPGPVGQLKETQ from the coding sequence ATGACTGAGCACACGGGAGCAGAGACGCGGCGGCTGCCCCGCCAGGTTGAACGGCAGCGCGCGATCTCCGAGGCTGTGATGGCGGAGGGTGCCGTGCGCATCGAGCAACTGGCGGAACGCTTCGACATCAGTCTGATGACGGTTCATCGTGACCTGGACGAACTGGAGTCACGCGGCCTGTTACGCAAGTCACGCGGGGTTGCCACCGCCCAATCATCCAGCCTTGTCGAGTCGAGCGACGTTTACCGTTCGGGCCAGCAGTTGGCCGAGAAGCGTGCGCTCGCACGGGCCGCCATGGAGTTCATAGACCCGGGGCAGTCCATCTTCCTGGACGATTCGACGACGGTCCAACAGATGGCCGGCCTTCTTCCTGGGAAGACGCCGCTCACTGTGATCACCAACGTTCTCACGTTGCTGAACGAGCTGCACGGCGTGCGCGGTATCTCGCTCGTGGCACTCGGCGGCAATTACTACAACTGGTGCAGCGCATTCATGGGGCGTATGACCAACGAAGCCATTGCAAAGCTGCGCGCTGACGTGCTGGTGATGTCCACTGCGGCCATCACCGATGACACCTGCTTTTTCCAGACCCCGGAAACGGTCGACACGAAACGCGCCATGTTCGATTCGGCGGCCATTCGAATCCTCGTGACCGACCGGACGAAATTCCAGAAGAGAGCGCTGCACGCACTGGTGCATCTCACCGAATTCGATGTTGTGATCGTGGATGCGGCGACCGCGAAAGCAGACATTGCTCGCATGCGCTCGCAGGGCATCCGAGTGGTCGTGGCCCCGGATATGCCAGGGCCAGTCGGTCAATTAAAGGAGACGCAGTGA
- a CDS encoding triose-phosphate isomerase family protein, producing the protein MSSSHGHPTFVGVSLKMYFDQAQTLRWCNDVAAIARVHEAVVSGAVEVVVLPGFTALPGAATVFAGTGVALGAQNLFWEDAGAFTGEVSGPQLVQVGCGYVEIGHAERRRLFFEDESILQLKLVAALRNELAPILCVGETTPIEAGAAADACIGQLESITGPAIQAGARIRAVVAYEPEWAIGAERSALPEHIRRVCSTIKQWLDVHPSLGGSRVIYGGSAGPGLVSGLGHDVDGVFLGRFAHRPEALVGILDEALALAG; encoded by the coding sequence GTGAGCAGTTCACACGGCCACCCGACATTCGTCGGGGTGAGCTTGAAGATGTACTTCGATCAGGCGCAGACCCTGCGCTGGTGCAATGACGTCGCTGCGATCGCTCGTGTACACGAAGCCGTGGTATCCGGAGCTGTCGAGGTGGTTGTGCTTCCCGGCTTTACCGCGCTGCCGGGTGCCGCAACCGTCTTCGCCGGCACCGGGGTCGCGCTTGGCGCCCAGAATCTGTTCTGGGAGGACGCGGGCGCGTTCACTGGTGAGGTGAGCGGACCGCAACTAGTGCAAGTCGGCTGCGGCTACGTCGAGATCGGGCATGCAGAGCGTCGCAGGCTCTTCTTCGAGGACGAATCCATCTTGCAGCTAAAATTGGTCGCGGCGCTGCGAAATGAGCTCGCCCCGATCCTGTGTGTGGGAGAGACCACCCCGATCGAAGCTGGAGCTGCAGCGGATGCGTGCATCGGCCAGTTGGAATCGATCACCGGTCCGGCGATCCAAGCGGGTGCGAGAATCCGGGCGGTCGTCGCCTACGAGCCGGAATGGGCGATCGGCGCGGAACGGTCGGCGTTGCCCGAGCACATTCGTCGCGTCTGCTCGACCATCAAACAATGGTTGGACGTACATCCATCGCTGGGCGGTAGTCGCGTAATCTATGGCGGGAGCGCCGGTCCGGGCCTCGTGAGCGGGCTGGGCCACGACGTCGACGGCGTCTTCCTCGGCCGGTTCGCCCATCGCCCGGAGGCGCTCGTCGGGATCCTCGACGAGGCACTTGCGCTGGCCGGTTAG
- a CDS encoding ribose-5-phosphate isomerase, which produces MTDKLRIVIGSDDAGFEYKEALKSDFEASDLVESVQDVGVDAAGHTPYPTIAIAAAELVAEGKADRALLVCGTGLGVAIAANKVQGIRAVTAHDSYSVERAVLSNNAQVLTFGQRVVGLELARRLAREWLTYRFDVGSASAQKVRVIEDYESNDAG; this is translated from the coding sequence GTGACTGACAAATTGCGAATCGTCATCGGTTCGGACGACGCGGGATTCGAATACAAGGAAGCGCTGAAGAGCGACTTCGAGGCCAGTGATCTGGTCGAGTCTGTGCAGGATGTCGGGGTCGACGCAGCCGGTCATACGCCGTATCCAACTATTGCCATCGCCGCAGCCGAGCTGGTCGCCGAAGGCAAGGCTGACCGCGCCTTGCTCGTCTGCGGCACGGGGCTCGGGGTTGCCATTGCCGCGAACAAGGTGCAGGGCATCCGCGCGGTGACGGCGCACGACAGCTACTCCGTCGAGCGCGCAGTACTGAGCAACAACGCCCAGGTGTTGACATTCGGTCAGCGCGTGGTGGGCCTTGAACTCGCGCGGCGACTGGCCCGCGAGTGGCTCACCTACCGCTTCGATGTGGGCTCCGCATCAGCGCAAAAGGTCAGGGTGATCGAGGACTATGAGTCCAATGACGCAGGCTGA
- a CDS encoding dihydroxyacetone kinase family protein, with amino-acid sequence MTYLYNDPVDFTDDFIDGFIAANGRWVRRVAGGVVRNAKPVAGQVAVIIGGGSGHYPAFAGLVGAGLAHGAAMGNLFASPSAQQVYSVAKAASAGGGVLLSYGNYAGDVLNFTQAEKRLIAEGIDCRTVVVTDDVSSAALEEIGKRRGIAGDLAVFKAAAAAAEAGADLAEVARIAAKANDRTRSFGVAFSGCTLPGATEPLFTVPAGRMAIGMGIHGEQGIDETAIPRADDLAVLLVSRLLEERPANAARGARAGVILNGLGSVKYEELFVLYRTVSRLLSEAGVDIVEPEVGELVTSFQMAGLSLTLFWLDDELEPLWRAAADAPAYRKGSVIETDEWSGPDGEEEVVVSVGDASTESQISAEVVVRALAATKKTVDDNADELGRLDAIAGDGDHGIGMQRGATAAATEAEQVFGLGAGAGTVLSRAGDAWADRAGGTSGALWGIALRAIGTAVGDTAAADAASVAAGVRAARDEIAQFGKAQLGDKTLLDTLIPFSAALSDAAQRGDDLATAWGEASAIADQAAEHTAALVPKIGRARPHIEKSVGTPDPGAVSMALIIRAIHHVLLEKGSQSD; translated from the coding sequence ATGACATACCTCTACAACGATCCGGTGGACTTCACCGATGACTTCATCGACGGCTTCATCGCGGCCAACGGCCGCTGGGTCCGGCGGGTCGCGGGCGGCGTTGTGCGCAATGCAAAACCCGTGGCAGGGCAGGTTGCGGTGATCATCGGCGGTGGCTCCGGGCACTATCCGGCCTTCGCCGGTCTCGTCGGCGCTGGGCTTGCGCACGGCGCGGCAATGGGCAATCTGTTCGCATCCCCCTCTGCTCAGCAGGTCTACTCCGTCGCGAAGGCTGCCTCAGCAGGCGGCGGGGTGCTGCTCAGCTACGGCAACTACGCGGGCGACGTCCTGAATTTCACGCAGGCGGAGAAGCGTCTGATCGCGGAAGGCATCGACTGCCGCACAGTCGTCGTCACAGACGATGTGTCGAGCGCGGCGCTGGAAGAGATCGGCAAGCGGCGCGGAATCGCGGGGGATTTGGCTGTATTCAAGGCGGCGGCTGCTGCCGCAGAGGCGGGCGCCGATCTCGCCGAAGTGGCCCGTATCGCAGCGAAGGCGAACGACCGCACGCGCTCGTTCGGTGTTGCATTCTCAGGATGCACACTACCGGGCGCAACCGAGCCGCTGTTCACAGTGCCGGCTGGTCGCATGGCGATCGGTATGGGCATTCACGGCGAACAGGGAATCGACGAGACCGCTATTCCGCGCGCCGACGATCTGGCCGTGCTTTTGGTTAGCAGACTGCTCGAGGAGCGACCAGCGAATGCCGCCCGGGGCGCACGCGCGGGTGTCATTCTCAACGGCCTCGGCTCCGTCAAATATGAAGAGCTTTTCGTCCTCTACCGCACGGTGTCGCGGCTCTTGAGTGAAGCGGGCGTCGACATCGTCGAGCCCGAGGTCGGGGAACTCGTCACAAGTTTTCAAATGGCCGGCCTCTCCCTCACCCTGTTCTGGCTCGACGACGAGCTTGAACCGTTGTGGCGGGCCGCAGCCGACGCGCCGGCATATCGCAAGGGCAGCGTGATCGAAACCGACGAGTGGTCCGGCCCCGACGGCGAGGAGGAAGTCGTCGTCTCGGTCGGCGATGCGTCCACTGAGTCGCAGATCAGTGCGGAGGTCGTCGTTCGGGCGCTCGCTGCGACGAAGAAGACCGTCGACGACAACGCGGACGAACTCGGCAGGCTCGATGCGATCGCTGGAGACGGCGATCACGGCATTGGCATGCAACGTGGTGCCACTGCAGCGGCCACAGAGGCGGAGCAAGTCTTCGGACTCGGCGCCGGTGCCGGAACGGTGCTCAGCCGCGCTGGCGACGCCTGGGCCGATCGGGCCGGCGGCACGTCCGGCGCGCTCTGGGGGATCGCATTGCGTGCCATCGGCACCGCCGTCGGGGACACCGCTGCCGCGGATGCCGCGAGCGTGGCTGCTGGCGTGCGCGCGGCTCGAGATGAGATCGCGCAATTCGGAAAAGCGCAACTCGGCGACAAGACGCTGCTCGACACGTTGATCCCCTTCAGTGCGGCACTTTCAGATGCCGCGCAGCGGGGCGACGATCTGGCGACGGCCTGGGGTGAGGCATCCGCAATAGCCGATCAGGCAGCGGAGCACACCGCGGCTCTCGTCCCGAAGATCGGTCGGGCGCGCCCGCACATTGAGAAAAGCGTGGGCACCCCCGATCCCGGCGCCGTATCGATGGCGCTAATAATACGTGCGATCCACCACGTACTTCTGGAGAAAGGTTCACAAAGTGACTGA